The following coding sequences lie in one Alloacidobacterium dinghuense genomic window:
- a CDS encoding DUF4256 domain-containing protein: MKTKNITKEQREELLRALKARFEKNMNRHQGLAWANAQAKLEANAEKLRSLNEMEKTGGEPDVVGHDKKTGEFIFYDCSAESPKGRRSLCYDREALESRKEFKPEDNAIDMAAAMGVELLTEEQYRELQKLGDFDKKTSSWVKTPSNIRKLGGAVFCDRRYDTVFLYHNGAESYYAARGFRGLVRV; the protein is encoded by the coding sequence ATGAAGACGAAAAATATCACAAAAGAACAACGCGAAGAACTGCTCAGAGCATTGAAGGCTCGTTTTGAGAAAAACATGAATCGCCATCAAGGTCTCGCATGGGCCAACGCGCAGGCAAAACTGGAGGCGAATGCTGAAAAACTGCGGTCACTGAATGAGATGGAAAAAACTGGCGGTGAACCGGACGTTGTTGGTCATGACAAAAAAACTGGCGAGTTCATTTTTTACGACTGCTCTGCGGAGAGCCCTAAAGGGCGCCGTAGCCTTTGCTATGATCGTGAAGCGCTGGAGTCGAGAAAGGAATTTAAGCCAGAAGATAATGCCATAGATATGGCAGCTGCCATGGGCGTTGAGCTTTTAACGGAAGAACAATATCGAGAGTTGCAGAAGCTCGGAGATTTCGATAAGAAAACGTCGAGCTGGGTGAAAACACCTTCTAATATCAGAAAACTCGGCGGCGCGGTCTTTTGCGATCGCCGCTATGACACTGTTTTCCTGTATCACAACGGCGCGGAATCTTACTACGCTGCCAGGGGGTTCCGCGGCCTGGTAAGGGTGTAA
- a CDS encoding IS481 family transposase: MLYKMSPDILYTPRRAQRAAECKGEMGWKTMDVRQQRVEFVVAATRGEKPFSRLCEEFGVSRPTGYLWWKRYRSGGLEGIAEQSRKPHASPTRIRESLEEQVMALRRRYPDWGARKLSVLLERSGQQLPPSTIHRILRRHDLVRDRLQSSRCCQRFERSHPNELWQMDFKGPSGWNQEVGPLSILDDHSRYLIGLRALGSTQAEPVREQLEEAFLRCGVPEAMLMDHGIPWWGPRSPLGLTKISVWLMQQGIRLYWSGVRHPQTQGKVERFHGTLLRSIQRRRLWEQRTQQWLDDYRWEYNHLRPHEALGMKTPAKVWQPSRRKYQPHPAGWEYPEGAVLRKVDADGKLQVGGQQWHLSRALNRQWVQIVAVEQRVLVYYCTTLIRELDFSIQRSTIVDRWIEDPF; encoded by the coding sequence ATGCTTTACAAAATGTCTCCGGACATCCTTTACACTCCGCGGCGAGCGCAGCGAGCGGCGGAGTGTAAAGGCGAGATGGGCTGGAAGACGATGGATGTACGGCAGCAGCGGGTGGAGTTTGTAGTCGCGGCGACACGCGGGGAGAAGCCTTTCAGCCGGCTCTGTGAAGAGTTCGGGGTATCCCGTCCGACCGGGTATTTGTGGTGGAAACGGTATCGTAGCGGAGGTCTTGAAGGCATCGCAGAACAGAGCCGGAAGCCGCATGCGAGTCCGACCCGGATCAGGGAGTCGCTGGAAGAGCAGGTGATGGCGTTGCGGCGGCGGTATCCGGATTGGGGAGCGCGTAAGTTGAGCGTGCTGCTCGAGCGATCGGGCCAGCAACTTCCGCCCAGTACGATCCACCGCATCTTGCGCCGCCACGATCTGGTGCGCGATCGGTTGCAGAGCAGCCGATGCTGTCAGCGGTTTGAGCGCAGCCATCCCAATGAGCTGTGGCAGATGGACTTCAAGGGACCGAGCGGATGGAATCAGGAAGTGGGTCCGTTATCGATTCTCGATGATCATAGCCGCTACCTGATCGGGTTACGGGCGCTGGGCAGCACGCAGGCAGAGCCGGTGCGCGAGCAGTTGGAAGAGGCATTTCTGCGCTGCGGGGTGCCGGAGGCGATGCTGATGGATCATGGCATTCCATGGTGGGGGCCGCGATCCCCGCTGGGGCTGACGAAGATCTCCGTCTGGCTGATGCAGCAAGGGATCCGGCTGTACTGGAGCGGGGTGCGGCACCCGCAGACACAAGGCAAAGTGGAGCGTTTCCACGGCACGCTGCTGCGTTCCATCCAGAGGAGGCGCCTGTGGGAGCAGCGCACGCAGCAGTGGCTGGATGACTATCGCTGGGAATATAACCATCTTCGGCCGCATGAAGCCCTGGGGATGAAAACCCCGGCGAAGGTATGGCAGCCGAGTCGGCGGAAATATCAGCCCCACCCGGCCGGCTGGGAGTATCCGGAGGGAGCGGTCTTGCGCAAGGTAGACGCCGACGGCAAACTCCAGGTAGGCGGGCAACAGTGGCATCTCAGTCGCGCTCTGAACCGGCAATGGGTGCAGATCGTGGCTGTGGAGCAGCGTGTGCTGGTCTACTACTGCACCACGCTGATCCGGGAACTGGACTTCTCTATCCAGCGATCGACGATCGTCGATCGCTGGATAGAAGACCCCTTCTGA
- a CDS encoding DinB family protein, whose protein sequence is MKRGLCFLFALVMAVPVALLGQEKSPANPITASEKGFYSFVSNAVIGAAQKMPDENYSFKPTPEVRSFGQLVGHVADANYMFCSLASGEANPMKDIEKTKTSKADLVAALKDAVAYCNKAFDGMTDAKGSQMVKFMNYDMARLTLFSLNTAHTDEHYGNMVTYLRIKGIVPPTSENPPQSPK, encoded by the coding sequence GTGAAAAGAGGACTTTGTTTTTTATTTGCCCTAGTGATGGCTGTTCCCGTTGCTCTACTCGGACAGGAGAAATCGCCAGCGAATCCGATTACTGCCAGCGAGAAAGGCTTCTATTCATTTGTAAGCAACGCGGTCATCGGTGCGGCGCAGAAAATGCCCGATGAAAACTACTCCTTCAAACCAACACCGGAGGTTCGCAGTTTTGGCCAACTGGTGGGTCATGTGGCCGACGCAAATTACATGTTCTGCTCGCTAGCCTCGGGTGAAGCGAATCCCATGAAGGACATCGAGAAAACGAAGACCTCAAAGGCTGATCTGGTGGCTGCATTAAAGGACGCGGTTGCGTACTGCAACAAGGCGTTTGACGGCATGACCGATGCCAAGGGCAGCCAGATGGTGAAATTTATGAACTACGATATGGCGAGGCTCACTTTGTTTTCGCTGAATACGGCGCACACGGATGAGCACTATGGAAACATGGTGACCTATTTGCGAATCAAGGGAATTGTGCCGCCGACTAGCGAAAATCCACCACAATCGCCGAAGTAA
- a CDS encoding DUF1801 domain-containing protein: MESASVFIDQKIKELGDWRGKMLAKVRGIIHAADPEIVEEWKWMGTPVFSHGGIVCTGEAYKDVVKMTFAKGAALQDPSGLFNSSLDGNVRRAIDIHEGDKVNEAALKDLIRAAVALNLEGKSRAKPRRASNKRVD; the protein is encoded by the coding sequence GTGGAATCTGCCTCGGTATTCATCGACCAAAAGATCAAGGAACTTGGGGACTGGCGCGGGAAGATGCTCGCGAAAGTGCGCGGCATCATACATGCGGCCGACCCTGAGATCGTGGAAGAGTGGAAGTGGATGGGGACGCCTGTCTTCTCGCATGGCGGCATTGTCTGCACGGGAGAGGCGTACAAGGACGTCGTCAAGATGACATTCGCCAAGGGGGCTGCGTTGCAGGATCCTTCAGGTCTGTTCAACTCCAGCCTGGACGGAAATGTCAGGCGAGCCATCGACATCCACGAAGGCGACAAGGTGAATGAGGCTGCCTTGAAGGATCTCATCCGCGCTGCAGTGGCGCTCAATCTTGAAGGCAAGAGCAGAGCGAAGCCCCGGCGAGCGAGCAACAAGCGGGTCGACTAG